Proteins from one Pseudomonas bijieensis genomic window:
- a CDS encoding diaminobutyrate--2-oxoglutarate transaminase produces MSAFSNVTAGGAQQLRLLHTGLSSPYCLDSTPLLERQQQQESNARSYPRRIPLVLERAHGIYVQDSRGQVFVDCLAGAGTLALGHNHPVIIEAITQVMAAGVPMHTLDLMTPVKDAFVQEIFACLPSEFARHARIQFCGPSGADAVEAALKLTRTATGRHSVLAFEGAYHGMTLGTLAISGNLSPKNALGALMPGVQRLPFPHDYRCPFGVAGDQAVTLNVRYLEHLLNDPESGVTAPAAMILEPIQGEGGVIAAPDRWLQELRRLTQAHGIPLIVDEIQCGIARSGRMFGFEQSGITPDVITLSKAIGGGLPLSVMVYHESLDVWQPGAHAGTFRGNQLAMAAGTATLRFIRDHGLVQHAETVGAHLQKHLRALQSEFAWIGDVRGRGLMLGMEIVDPQGTLDVQGHPPVDTARAKAFQQACLKHGLIVELGGRHGATVRLLPPLIITEQEIDFVAKILFQAASTINERPAG; encoded by the coding sequence ATGAGTGCTTTTTCGAATGTCACAGCGGGTGGCGCGCAACAGCTACGCCTGTTGCACACCGGCCTGTCGAGTCCTTACTGCCTCGATTCGACACCGTTGCTGGAACGCCAGCAACAGCAGGAATCCAACGCCCGCAGTTACCCGCGACGCATTCCCCTGGTGCTTGAAAGGGCCCATGGCATTTATGTGCAGGACAGTCGCGGACAAGTGTTCGTCGATTGCCTGGCCGGTGCCGGCACTCTGGCGCTGGGGCACAACCATCCGGTGATCATCGAAGCCATCACCCAGGTCATGGCCGCTGGTGTGCCGATGCATACCCTGGACCTCATGACACCAGTGAAGGACGCATTCGTCCAAGAGATTTTCGCGTGCCTGCCCAGCGAGTTCGCTCGCCATGCACGTATCCAGTTCTGCGGCCCGAGCGGGGCCGATGCGGTCGAGGCCGCGCTCAAGCTGACCCGTACCGCGACGGGGCGGCATTCGGTCCTGGCGTTCGAAGGGGCCTATCACGGGATGACCCTGGGCACGCTGGCCATCAGCGGCAACCTGTCGCCCAAAAACGCCCTCGGCGCGTTGATGCCCGGTGTGCAGCGCCTGCCGTTCCCCCATGATTACCGCTGCCCGTTCGGGGTGGCCGGCGATCAGGCGGTCACGTTGAACGTGCGTTATCTGGAGCACCTGCTCAACGACCCGGAAAGTGGCGTGACCGCACCGGCGGCGATGATCCTGGAGCCGATCCAGGGCGAGGGCGGGGTGATCGCCGCGCCGGACCGCTGGCTGCAGGAGCTGCGCCGCTTGACTCAGGCCCATGGCATCCCGCTGATCGTCGATGAGATCCAGTGCGGCATCGCCCGCAGTGGGCGGATGTTCGGCTTCGAGCAATCGGGCATCACGCCGGATGTCATCACCCTGTCCAAAGCCATTGGCGGTGGCTTGCCGCTGTCGGTCATGGTCTATCACGAGTCGCTGGATGTCTGGCAACCGGGTGCCCACGCCGGCACGTTCCGTGGCAATCAGCTGGCGATGGCGGCGGGCACCGCGACCTTGCGCTTCATTCGTGACCATGGCTTGGTCCAGCACGCCGAAACGGTGGGCGCGCACTTGCAAAAACACCTGCGGGCACTGCAAAGCGAGTTCGCCTGGATCGGCGATGTGCGCGGTCGCGGCCTGATGCTTGGCATGGAAATCGTCGATCCGCAGGGCACCCTCGATGTACAGGGGCATCCGCCGGTGGACACGGCCCGGGCCAAGGCTTTCCAGCAGGCCTGCCTGAAGCACGGATTGATCGTTGAACTGGGCGGACGTCACGGCGCGACCGTGCGCTTGCTGCCGCCGTTGATCATTACCGAGCAGGAAATCGATTTTGTCGCGAAAATCCTGTTCCAGGCCGCGAGCACGATCAACGAGCGTCCTGCGGGTTAA
- a CDS encoding efflux RND transporter periplasmic adaptor subunit: protein MQKNFASLKPASLLLLVLGLSACGAQEPRARPSAALPQVKTLTVQPRAFAMSTDLPGRIEPVRIAEVRARVAGVVLTRHFQEGSDVKAGQLLFSIDPAPLKAALMRAEGALARVEADVYRANAQVQRFKQLVEISAVSPQAFDEAMSDLKSAQANRLAAQADLTSARLNLDYCQVRAPISGRIGRALVSEGALVGQDEATQMARIQQLDPIYADFTQSADQVVALQQALASGRLTLDGSGAAEVTVQVGNPAQTRRGKLMFSDISVDRSTGQVTLRGEFPNPDNVLLPGMYVRVVAPAGVDPQALFVPQQAVQRGADGQARLMLVDVAGVVRERVVSTGAMFGTDWQITQGLAAGEQVVIERADKLSAGTQVHVVTLAEQQARN from the coding sequence ATGCAGAAAAATTTCGCCTCGCTGAAACCCGCCTCGCTGTTGCTGCTGGTGCTTGGGTTAAGCGCCTGTGGTGCCCAGGAACCGCGCGCCAGGCCCAGTGCGGCGTTGCCGCAGGTCAAGACTCTGACGGTCCAGCCGCGAGCGTTTGCCATGAGCACTGACTTGCCCGGTCGGATCGAGCCGGTGCGCATCGCCGAGGTGCGCGCGCGGGTGGCCGGTGTGGTGCTGACCCGGCACTTCCAGGAGGGCAGTGACGTCAAGGCCGGCCAGTTGCTGTTCAGCATCGACCCGGCGCCGCTCAAGGCGGCGCTGATGCGCGCCGAAGGTGCGCTGGCCAGGGTCGAGGCCGATGTCTATCGGGCCAACGCCCAGGTGCAGCGCTTCAAGCAACTGGTGGAGATCAGCGCCGTCAGCCCGCAGGCGTTCGACGAAGCCATGTCCGATCTCAAGAGCGCCCAGGCCAATCGCCTGGCGGCCCAGGCCGACCTGACCAGTGCCCGGCTCAACCTGGATTACTGCCAGGTGCGCGCACCGATCAGCGGCCGCATCGGTCGAGCCCTGGTCAGCGAAGGCGCGCTGGTGGGGCAGGACGAGGCGACGCAGATGGCGCGAATCCAGCAACTGGACCCCATTTACGCGGACTTCACCCAATCCGCCGATCAGGTGGTGGCCTTGCAGCAGGCGCTGGCCAGTGGGCGCCTGACCCTCGATGGCAGCGGTGCGGCCGAGGTGACGGTACAGGTGGGCAATCCCGCCCAGACCCGACGCGGCAAGTTGATGTTTTCCGATATTTCCGTGGACCGAAGCACCGGGCAAGTGACCTTGCGCGGCGAGTTCCCCAACCCGGACAACGTGCTGCTACCTGGCATGTACGTGCGGGTGGTGGCGCCGGCAGGGGTCGACCCACAAGCGCTGTTCGTTCCACAGCAGGCGGTACAGCGCGGTGCCGACGGCCAGGCCCGGTTGATGCTGGTGGATGTCGCTGGTGTGGTGCGCGAACGGGTGGTCAGCACCGGTGCGATGTTCGGCACCGACTGGCAGATCACCCAGGGGCTGGCGGCGGGCGAGCAGGTGGTGATCGAGCGGGCCGACAAACTCAGCGCGGGGACGCAGGTCCACGTGGTTACCTTGGCCGAGCAACAGGCTCGTAACTGA
- a CDS encoding multidrug efflux RND transporter permease subunit, whose product MPDFFINRPNFAWVITLFIALAGVLTLGTLAVSQYPDVAPPQINVSANYPGASALIVSQNVTSLIEEELNGLKGLIYYESNSANGGAETTITFKPGTDPDMAQVDVQNRLQRVVGRLPQAVIEQGLEVEQARSNFLLVYALSYTDGQQDSVGLADYAARAINNEIRRVAGVGRVQMYTAERAMRIWVDPARLVGYNLSMADVGRAIAGQNIQVPAGSLGERPGPADQQITATVMVQGQLESVEAFGNIVLRANDDGSSVRIHDVARVELGRKDYRFDARLNGKPAAAMSVQLAPGANALQTAEAIKTRLAQLSSTLPANMVLSVPYDTSYFVEVAIKQVIYTLVEAMVLVFLVMLLFLQNLRYTLIPAVVVPVCLLGTVAVMAALGFSINMMTLFGMVLAIGILVDDAIVVVENVERLIAQEHLSPKAATRKAMRQISGAIVGITLVLAAVFLPLAFMGGSVGVIYQQFAVALSVSILFSGFLALTLTPALCATVLKPFDPAHPTRPNRWASAFNRRFEALAQRYERLGASWVRRGSRSLCLYLVLLLVLGFTYARLPSSFLPAEDQGYIVTDIQLPPAASAARTDVTVQAWERYALAQPATDQVLAIMGFSFSGEGANAALSYVTLKDWSLRGSGQASDEVARRANDAFEEVADGTLFSVVPPPVDGLGTSSGFELRLQDLAGQGHEALLKARNQLLEAAKASPVIDHLMEDGLADAPQINVSIDREKAEALGVSFDVISAALSSALGSEQINEFANQGRMQRVIIQADGMSRQTPQALLRLQVPNRQGRLVPLDAFSRFEWQVGPLQIARYNGSASLRFSGDAAPGYSTGQAMQALQDIARQLPAGFSLEWAGLSLQEQQASDQVPLLVGLSLTMVLLVLVALYESWAIPFAVLLIVPVGMLGSVLAVTVMGMPNDVYFKVGLITIIGLSAKNAILIVEFAKALHAEGASLAQAAAQAARLRFRPIVMTSLAFILGVMPLAFASGAGAASQRALGTGVVGGMLAATVLGVLFVPVFYVQVLSVANRLRRRRGASIEEGA is encoded by the coding sequence ATGCCGGATTTTTTCATCAACCGTCCGAACTTTGCCTGGGTCATCACCTTGTTCATCGCCCTGGCCGGCGTACTGACTCTGGGCACCTTGGCGGTCAGCCAGTACCCGGACGTGGCGCCGCCGCAAATCAATGTCAGCGCCAACTATCCGGGGGCCTCGGCGCTGATTGTCAGCCAGAACGTTACCAGCCTGATCGAAGAGGAGCTCAACGGCCTCAAGGGCTTGATCTATTACGAATCCAACAGCGCCAACGGCGGTGCCGAAACCACCATCACCTTCAAGCCGGGCACGGATCCCGACATGGCCCAGGTCGATGTGCAGAACCGCTTGCAGCGAGTGGTCGGCCGCTTGCCCCAGGCGGTGATCGAGCAAGGGCTGGAAGTGGAGCAGGCACGTTCCAACTTCCTCCTGGTGTATGCCTTGTCCTACACCGATGGCCAGCAGGACTCCGTCGGGTTGGCTGACTATGCCGCCCGCGCCATCAACAACGAAATTCGCCGGGTGGCCGGGGTCGGACGAGTGCAGATGTACACCGCCGAACGGGCCATGCGGATCTGGGTCGATCCGGCGCGGCTGGTGGGCTACAACCTGTCGATGGCCGATGTCGGCAGAGCCATCGCGGGGCAGAACATACAGGTGCCGGCTGGTAGCCTGGGTGAACGGCCGGGGCCAGCCGACCAGCAGATCACCGCCACGGTGATGGTACAAGGGCAGCTCGAATCGGTGGAGGCGTTCGGCAACATTGTGCTGCGGGCCAACGACGACGGTTCCAGCGTACGAATCCACGACGTGGCGCGGGTCGAGCTGGGGCGCAAGGACTACCGCTTCGACGCGCGCCTGAACGGCAAGCCGGCGGCGGCCATGTCGGTGCAACTGGCACCGGGCGCCAACGCACTGCAAACGGCGGAGGCGATCAAGACGCGGCTCGCACAGCTGTCGAGCACCTTGCCGGCGAACATGGTCCTGAGCGTGCCGTATGACACCTCGTACTTTGTCGAGGTGGCAATCAAGCAAGTCATCTACACCCTGGTCGAAGCCATGGTCCTGGTGTTCCTGGTGATGCTGCTGTTCTTGCAGAACCTGCGCTATACGCTGATTCCGGCGGTGGTAGTGCCGGTCTGCCTGCTGGGAACGGTCGCGGTCATGGCCGCGCTGGGCTTCTCGATCAACATGATGACGCTGTTCGGCATGGTGCTGGCGATCGGGATCCTGGTGGACGACGCCATTGTCGTGGTGGAAAACGTCGAGCGGTTGATCGCCCAAGAACACCTGTCGCCCAAGGCCGCGACCCGCAAGGCCATGCGGCAGATCAGCGGGGCGATTGTCGGCATTACCCTGGTGTTGGCGGCGGTGTTCCTGCCGCTGGCGTTCATGGGCGGCTCGGTGGGCGTGATCTACCAGCAGTTTGCCGTGGCCTTGTCGGTGTCGATCCTGTTCTCCGGGTTCCTGGCGCTGACCTTGACGCCGGCCCTGTGTGCCACCGTGCTCAAACCTTTCGACCCGGCGCACCCGACCCGGCCCAACCGCTGGGCGAGCGCTTTCAATCGACGCTTTGAGGCCCTGGCCCAGCGTTATGAGCGGCTGGGCGCGAGCTGGGTTCGACGCGGTAGCCGCAGCCTGTGTCTGTACCTGGTGTTGCTGCTGGTACTCGGCTTCACCTATGCCCGGCTGCCGTCCTCGTTCCTGCCTGCGGAGGACCAGGGGTACATCGTCACCGATATACAGCTGCCACCCGCCGCATCGGCCGCGCGCACCGACGTGACGGTCCAGGCATGGGAGCGATATGCCCTGGCGCAACCAGCCACGGACCAGGTGTTGGCGATCATGGGTTTCAGTTTTTCCGGGGAGGGCGCCAATGCGGCGTTGTCGTATGTCACCCTCAAGGATTGGTCGCTGCGCGGCAGCGGGCAGGCCAGCGACGAGGTGGCTCGACGCGCGAACGACGCCTTTGAAGAGGTCGCCGATGGCACGTTGTTCAGCGTGGTGCCGCCGCCAGTCGACGGTCTTGGCACCTCCAGCGGCTTCGAGTTGCGCTTGCAGGATCTGGCGGGTCAGGGGCACGAAGCGCTATTGAAGGCGCGCAACCAATTGCTCGAGGCAGCCAAGGCCTCGCCGGTGATTGACCATTTGATGGAGGATGGCCTGGCCGATGCACCGCAAATCAACGTCAGCATCGACCGTGAAAAGGCCGAGGCGCTGGGGGTGAGTTTCGATGTGATCAGTGCGGCGCTGTCCTCGGCGCTGGGTTCGGAGCAGATCAACGAGTTCGCCAATCAGGGACGGATGCAGCGGGTGATCATCCAGGCCGATGGCATGAGCCGGCAGACGCCGCAAGCGCTGCTGCGCCTGCAAGTGCCCAACCGCCAGGGGCGCCTGGTGCCTTTGGATGCGTTCAGCCGTTTTGAATGGCAGGTCGGACCGTTGCAGATCGCTCGCTATAACGGCTCGGCATCGCTGCGTTTTTCCGGGGATGCCGCGCCGGGCTACAGCACCGGGCAGGCGATGCAGGCGTTGCAGGACATCGCCCGGCAGTTGCCGGCCGGTTTCAGTCTCGAATGGGCGGGGCTGTCGTTGCAGGAACAACAGGCCAGCGATCAGGTGCCGCTGTTGGTAGGGTTGTCGTTGACCATGGTTTTGCTGGTGCTGGTCGCCCTGTATGAAAGCTGGGCGATTCCCTTTGCCGTGCTGCTGATCGTGCCGGTGGGCATGCTCGGTTCGGTATTGGCGGTGACAGTGATGGGCATGCCCAATGATGTCTATTTCAAAGTGGGCTTGATCACGATCATCGGTCTTTCCGCCAAGAACGCCATCCTGATCGTCGAATTTGCCAAGGCCCTCCACGCTGAGGGCGCCAGCCTTGCACAAGCGGCGGCTCAAGCTGCACGCTTGCGGTTCCGACCGATCGTCATGACCTCCCTGGCCTTCATCCTGGGAGTGATGCCCCTGGCGTTCGCCAGCGGTGCCGGTGCTGCCAGCCAGCGAGCGCTCGGCACCGGCGTGGTCGGCGGCATGTTGGCAGCGACCGTGCTCGGGGTTTTGTTCGTGCCGGTGTTTTACGTTCAGGTGCTGTCCGTCGCGAACCGCTTGCGTCGCCGCCGTGGTGCATCGATCGAGGAGGGCGCGTGA